TTCTGCAAACTTGAGTGTTTTGAGGAATGCTCTTTAAAACAACTGGACTTTACTGTGCTGCCACAAGCTGCTGAGCTGCTCTAATGATAGTTTACAGCACTGGACCCACTGGATGTCTGTAATATAGAGGGCTGCACTGCCTCCCTGTGGTCATACATGGatctgtgtttatattttctgGACATGGAGGCATATTTGATAAAGGATATTCTCAGTTCAAGGAATTCtgagttttccaactttttggatgtgtttgaaattaatttaagaTTCCAAACAAGATTGGCTGTTTGTTATAGAGTGCCATTTGTTACCCCCCTACTTAGCAGAGTCGATCAGTAGTTAAACTGATATCACAGAATCACAAAGCTCTGTTGGATATGGATGGTTGCTGAGCTGATAACTTGTATTTTATTGATTAGACAGGAAGGTTTAAACAAGCTGAACTCACTTAGAGACTAAAGTGAGGGATGTCACAAGCAGTATTATATTATTAAGGCATTAAGAAAGGCGATGCAATGACACCAGATCTGTTTGAATGGTGATGTGGTTGCTTATCTTAAAGGCTAAGAGGCTGATGATAGCACCAGGGGGGAAGCAAGGTGATTACCAAAGTGATTACAATTTATCCTGAGAAAAAATTGTGTCAGCCTGGTAAGATCATCCTGATGATgagagctcaacattctgtttcactttctgtatcagtctggactcgatgccgccccaaacactttcagtgggagTACTCACCTTAacagacaaactccttcagccaatcagtgtGACAAAACACCAGGGAACTTCTTTGTCATCACCAACGGAGCCAGCTGATAAATCAAGCTTTTCTCAAATCCAATTGGAAGAACGGCAAAACTTCTTTTCCTCCAAGAAAATGCAAGTGTGTGCTCTTGCTCTTGTTTAATTGCTGTCGTTGACTCTATTTCTGCCATAACTTAACTTAATGCTGTGTTCACTCTACCCACATTAGAGTTAGTGCTCGTTGCTTTGAGAGCCACCATTACTGTTCTGCAGGCTGCTGCCTGCATTTAACATCAATTACAATGTAGTCCCTGATTGACTGCTTATGTTGTCAACTCTGGTGCGGATCCCTGAATGGCCCCATTTGGATTTTAATTCctggaaagtgtttggggcAGCACCAAGTCTGGACTGATACAAAGGGGAAACAGAATGTTAAGCTaacgtcatcaggatggtctcacCAGGCTAAATGTCTGTAGCAGTGTGCACCATTTCAGCAGTAGGGAGAAATTTTCTTTGAGGGCTTTCTACCAGAAAGAGATCTCTTGGTTAATgtttggaaaaaagtcatagtttgggttaaaatgaatagaTTTCTATTAGACTGGGCTTTCTTGGAGAAAGCCTATAAGGAAACTTCTACCTTGCGCACCATTAAATGgcagtccatccaatagttgctgAGACATTTTACTCAAAACTAAACATGTTAACCACATGGTGGTCCTTGAGTAAATGTAAGGGGATCACATTATTAGGTTTAGGGTTCATCTTCtaggaaccatgaatgtctgtagcaaatttaatggcaatccaGCTTGTACATATGGAGATACTTCACAGTATcagtgaaaactttgacctgaCTCATCCCTAGATGAAAACTCACTAGTGATTTGGATTAATCCTCTGTgcaccatgaatatctgtaccaaATGTTATGCtaatccatccaatagctgtCCAGACATCTCACTAAAAAAGTAAACATCATAAAGGTGTAAGAGGAGAAGTCAGGGGGTCACTTAGGTTGATCATGAAGAAGAAGTTCTAGGGGGTCCCCAGAATTATGAGGAATAGTTTGttttcactatttaattcaGTGAGCTCAATGTGAGTAAAAGTCATAAGAGTGACTTTTCTTATCAAAGGTTTCCCTTCCTTTACAGTTTTCTCCTCAAGTGTATTTGACTATTAAAGAATCctggtcttaatcatatctaacaaccaaaatcaGATAGAGGTCCTTGAAGCAAAATCTTATTAAATGGGAGTCTGTGACCTAATGTGTACCAATTTAGGGGTCCTTCACATATAAAAGGTTGAGAGCCACAATTCTGAGAAAcataaatgtacaatatttcCTGGTAATCCAGCCAATAGATGTTAAGATATTTAATTCttgaccaaagtggtggactgaccagCCAACTGACATTGCCATTCACACAGCCACACATTGCTAATAGCTCTTTGTATCTTTGCACCTCTATTTCAGAGTGTCCCTAAGTCTTCCTTTCTACTCTTTATATTTCAGAGCCAGGCCCAACTTAACAATGGGCCCCATACCCCTGTGTGTGCTGCTCCCGGTGACGGTGCTGGCTGTGGTGGCGGCTGTAGCTGCTGAGGAGAATGCAATCGATGACGAGTATACCTGGCCACAGTGGAAGGTGCCTCTGGTAAGGAAAAGACGTACTGTGCCTCTAAGCAGCCCAAACTTTTCAGCCCATCCTCCACCAGAGCTGAGTGGGACCTGTGGGATTGAGTGTCAGCGTCGCCTTCCAGCCACCACTCTGGATGACCTGGAGCAGTTCCTGTCCTACGAGACAGTTTATGAGAATGGAACGCGCACGTATACCTCAGTTTCTGTGCAGGGCCTCAATGAGGTGACAGCCTGGTCTGGAAATATCTCGTCTAGCTCTCGCCACAAACGAGAGGTATACGGCACAGATACCCGCTTTACCATCTCTGATAAGCAGTTCTGCACCAAATATCCCTTCTCCACCTCTGTGAAGATCTCCACAGGATGCTCCGGGGTTCTTGTGTCACCTAAACATGTGCTGACCGCTGCCCACTGCATCCATGATGGGAAGGATTATCTAGATGGGGCGCAGAAGCTGCGTGTTGGCGTTCTAAAGGAGAAGTCCAGGCGAGGGAAAGGAGGCAAAGGCAGAGGAGGGCGAGGAAAGGGCAGAAGGAGAAAGGGAGACAAAGATAAAGAGGAAGTGCAGGAAAAGGAAGAGAATGACGGCAAAGGGGAACGtagaggaaaaggaaaaggtaGAAAGAGCAGGAGTCGGCGAAGTGTGGAATCAGGGCAACCTTCATTTAGGTGGACCGGTGTCAAGAAGACCCAAGTGCCCAAGGGCTGGTTCAAAGGTGTGGCTGACGGACTGGCTGCGGATTATGACTATGCGGTTTTGGAGCTGAAGAGAGCCCCAAAAGTCAAGCACATGGATCTGGGTGTTATCCCCTCTGTCAAGAAGCTTCCTGCTGGGAGGATCCACTTCTCTGGCTTTGACGATGACCGTCCTGGCAACCTGGTGTACCGGTTCTGCTCCGTCTCTGAGGAGTCCAATGATTTGTTGTACCAGTACTGCGATGCCAAACCAGGCTCCAGTGGCTCTGGGATCTACATCCGCCTCAAAGAGCCAGGAAAGAAGAAGTGGACGAGGAAGATCATTGGGGTTTTCTCTGGTCACCAGTGGGTGGATGTAAACGGAAACGGGATGCAGCAGGATTACAACGTGGCAGTGCGGATAACGCCTCTCAAATATGCCCAGATCTGCTACTGGGTCCACGGGGACTCAAGTGAGTGCCAGGTAGCTTAAGACAACACAGGACCCCCCCTTAACCACCACCCCTCTCCAATCCCTCAGACCCACCTCTATACAAGGGACACCCCACCTCTCATCACCAACCAGGGGCCCAACGACTGCCTCTTGTCCTCCTGCCTCCCTGTTACCTCCTGTGCCTCCCAGTGACTCCTGCTACActgacctacacacacacagccatacaGACTCAGTGTTGACAACAGAAACTCGTCAGCGCTTCAAGAGAACTGTGGCTCTTAAGCTTTTCTAATTTATTTGATAAGAAAAAacaactgagaaaaaatatgtattgtatgtttttacaGATCATTCAGATCTGCagttttgctttctgttttgactctttctttttaaagattCGACATTtttggatacagtgttggaaaGCATGTATATCTAAATGTTTGTGAGCAAAGCCCCTGGTACATTTGTCTAATATTCCAACTAGGCTTTGTATGGAGACAGTTGCATTTTCGAGAGTTCTCCACCACTGTAAAGCCAAGTGTGTGCATTGGCTTGGACAAAAGACCCAGAAGAAATTAATGTAACTTCTGTTTTACAAATGAACTTCATAGAGATATTGAGATAACTTTTTATAAACATTTTAACTGAAGAAGCTGGTGTTTTGCATTGTGTATATCTAGAACCTTTTTTACAACtacctttttaaaaagactGTTCATCTGTCTAAATAGAGAAAGGGTCCTAATGGACCCTGGAtagattttatattttctgatttGTGAGTCACACTATCTTTCCTCTGTTCTTGCAACGCAGTGAAATGTGGTTTCATTGTTGTGCACATAAATATATCGGTGCTTATCCAGAAGACGTGGTGCTAATTTATGGAACTGTTAACTTTTTATTGAGGGAGGGGAGACTTCTCAGAATATATTTTGATAGCCTAGTACTGTAACTATGTATTTTATGTAAGGCTACAAATTTGGGTTGTGTTAAGATGGGACTTAACCATTTAATGATTTACTTGAGCTGTTGAGATTTTTCTAATTCTAAGGGTTAAATGAGATTACAAGGACAATATTGTTGTATAATAACAAATTTAAATCTGGgatgtgatatttttttattttccatgttgtttttgttccaaaaaGTCTTTTTGAATACCAAATGCCTGAGATTAATGATGCAGATTGAAGACTACCAACCATTAAACCAAGATTgctacttgtgtgtgtgcgtttgtgaaaatacaaaaacatttttaatgttacACACTGGTTTGTGGAAGATTGTTATCATGAGACCACCACCGATAAGAGTTCCTGCATCATTTAATTAACTGTTTAAAAATATTCtatttcaacaacagcttaatgCATCACCATAAATCAAACCACTGATCAGCATAGCTGGATTATTTTGCAAAAGGACTCCAGGGCAAAAGTTTGTTGTTTGGCCCCTTTTGACACCCCTAACCTTTGACCTGTGTGGCATTATGATgcacttaaaaaatattttctatattaACGATAGATCAAATGACTAagtatgtgtaatgtgaaagatGCTGCGCACAGTATTGAACTCACAGAGACTAACCATCC
This DNA window, taken from Epinephelus moara isolate mb chromosome 6, YSFRI_EMoa_1.0, whole genome shotgun sequence, encodes the following:
- the prss35 gene encoding inactive serine protease 35, with product MGPIPLCVLLPVTVLAVVAAVAAEENAIDDEYTWPQWKVPLVRKRRTVPLSSPNFSAHPPPELSGTCGIECQRRLPATTLDDLEQFLSYETVYENGTRTYTSVSVQGLNEVTAWSGNISSSSRHKREVYGTDTRFTISDKQFCTKYPFSTSVKISTGCSGVLVSPKHVLTAAHCIHDGKDYLDGAQKLRVGVLKEKSRRGKGGKGRGGRGKGRRRKGDKDKEEVQEKEENDGKGERRGKGKGRKSRSRRSVESGQPSFRWTGVKKTQVPKGWFKGVADGLAADYDYAVLELKRAPKVKHMDLGVIPSVKKLPAGRIHFSGFDDDRPGNLVYRFCSVSEESNDLLYQYCDAKPGSSGSGIYIRLKEPGKKKWTRKIIGVFSGHQWVDVNGNGMQQDYNVAVRITPLKYAQICYWVHGDSSECQVA